In a genomic window of Thalassotalea piscium:
- the pdsS gene encoding proteobacterial dedicated sortase system histidine kinase, whose amino-acid sequence MMRIRFGLRAKLLLLASVLFTIPWFGYQYVWEMEKYLRYGQEQTILGTARALATALHERPNLFNNQASFLPSVEQGKDFYGYELKQAIQLDGLPNDWPNYENRIHLYNQQNSINPLLANINSEHMFTATIAKYGKYLYLFISVVDNKVVFRPTNAQSIVNNDHLEIALVDNSGVFNRYIIANKQSGWLDSYRITHLSGPFPEVANFIQGHWLTTPQGYNIELRIPLTHVGDQIAFAVHDVDSTTEGISSSIGSADPSQKETLGTIVVPSPEIERIVKGMSHTNSRIWVVDQHKRVLASAGDLTKAGGVWQRTRLPDDNTNGNNLSPWQQLEQNWLIPLYYKFLTKPPKAFIDNLYDTQNLTGQHIETALIGDPSSQWRLTKDQQAVVLSAAYPIFINQQVHGAVIVEETTNGIRTLRNKALEKLFSAIIAILLISAVVFLLFASRISNRISKLRNQAENAIDENGRITASITASTANDEIGDLSRSFAQVVNRLSQYNHYLEGMSSRLSHELRTPIAVVRTSLENLSLHDIPQQSQQYIDRAQGGIARLNAILTSMSEATRIEQMLVSCERVNFDFNRVLNGCIQGYQQVYSTINFHYKPSDKALSMNGSPEHIAQLFDKVIANAAEFSIDQKIFITTEYHSKEVVVHISNNGQLLPEQMHERLFDSMVSVRKGSQDTQPHLGLGLYIARLICQFHQGKITATNHHNPQGVTISMSFPRT is encoded by the coding sequence ATAATGCGCATTAGATTTGGGCTTAGAGCCAAACTCTTATTACTCGCCAGTGTTTTGTTTACCATCCCTTGGTTTGGCTATCAATATGTGTGGGAAATGGAAAAATACCTACGTTATGGCCAAGAACAAACTATTTTAGGCACAGCTCGCGCATTAGCCACTGCCTTGCATGAAAGGCCCAACCTATTTAACAACCAAGCAAGCTTTTTACCCAGTGTTGAACAAGGGAAAGACTTTTATGGTTATGAATTAAAGCAAGCGATTCAATTAGATGGTTTGCCTAACGATTGGCCAAATTATGAAAATAGAATTCATTTATACAACCAACAAAACAGTATTAACCCACTACTCGCGAATATAAACTCCGAACATATGTTCACAGCTACAATCGCTAAATATGGTAAGTATTTATACTTATTTATCAGTGTTGTTGATAACAAAGTAGTTTTCAGGCCGACAAATGCACAAAGTATTGTTAATAATGACCATTTAGAAATAGCTTTGGTCGATAATAGCGGCGTTTTCAATCGATATATTATTGCTAACAAACAATCTGGTTGGTTAGATAGCTACCGTATTACTCATCTATCGGGCCCCTTTCCAGAGGTAGCCAACTTTATACAAGGACATTGGCTAACAACTCCCCAAGGCTACAATATTGAGTTACGAATACCACTCACTCATGTTGGTGATCAAATTGCTTTTGCTGTACACGATGTTGACAGCACAACTGAGGGAATATCTTCTAGCATTGGCTCTGCCGACCCTAGTCAAAAAGAAACCTTGGGCACAATTGTTGTGCCATCACCTGAAATAGAGCGCATTGTAAAAGGTATGAGCCATACTAATTCTCGTATTTGGGTGGTTGATCAACATAAACGGGTATTAGCCAGTGCTGGCGACTTAACTAAAGCCGGTGGTGTGTGGCAACGTACTCGTTTGCCTGATGACAATACAAACGGTAATAATTTAAGTCCTTGGCAACAACTTGAGCAGAATTGGTTAATTCCTTTGTATTATAAATTTCTTACAAAACCACCAAAGGCGTTTATTGATAATTTGTATGATACACAAAATTTAACTGGCCAACATATAGAAACGGCACTTATTGGTGACCCTTCCTCTCAATGGCGATTAACAAAAGACCAACAAGCAGTCGTATTATCAGCGGCTTACCCTATTTTTATCAATCAACAGGTACACGGTGCGGTTATTGTTGAAGAAACAACAAATGGTATCAGAACATTAAGAAACAAAGCATTAGAAAAATTATTTAGCGCTATTATTGCAATTCTACTCATTAGTGCTGTGGTCTTTTTATTATTTGCTTCTCGTATTTCCAATCGTATTAGCAAGTTGAGAAATCAGGCTGAGAATGCCATTGATGAAAATGGACGAATTACGGCAAGTATAACGGCTTCAACAGCAAATGATGAAATAGGAGATCTTTCACGTAGTTTCGCGCAAGTTGTAAACCGTTTAAGTCAATATAATCACTATTTGGAGGGAATGTCGTCGCGGTTATCTCATGAATTACGCACTCCAATAGCCGTAGTAAGAACGTCACTCGAAAACCTATCATTACATGATATACCCCAGCAAAGTCAACAATATATAGATAGAGCACAAGGAGGGATTGCAAGACTAAACGCAATTCTCACCAGTATGAGCGAAGCTACACGTATAGAGCAAATGTTAGTGAGCTGTGAACGAGTAAATTTCGATTTTAATCGAGTATTAAATGGTTGTATTCAAGGGTATCAGCAAGTTTATAGTACAATTAATTTTCATTATAAACCTAGCGATAAAGCACTTAGCATGAATGGTTCACCAGAGCATATCGCCCAGCTTTTCGATAAAGTGATTGCTAATGCTGCAGAGTTTAGTATTGACCAAAAAATATTTATAACAACTGAATACCATAGTAAAGAAGTGGTTGTACATATTAGTAATAACGGACAACTTTTACCTGAACAGATGCATGAGCGTTTATTCGATTCTATGGTGTCAGTAAGAAAAGGGAGTCAAGATACCCAACCGCATTTAGGTTTAGGCTTATATATAGCCAGACTAATTTGTCAGTTTCATCAAGGTAAAATTACAGCCACTAATCATCATAATCCGCAAGGAGTTACCATCAGTATGAGTTTTCCTAGGACCTAG
- the pdsR gene encoding proteobacterial dedicated sortase system response regulator: protein MSKRIAIVEDEAAIRENYADVLRAQGYQVQTFANRESATQAFTLQLPHLVILDIGLEQEYDGGFTLCQWLRTLSSTLPIIFLTARDNDVDTVSGLRIGADDYLTKDISLPHLTARIAALFRREDALKQPSAKEHILNLEQLEIDVQRMTVSWLSVPLDITITEFWMVHALAKNPGFVKSRQQLMNESKIFVDDSTITSHIKRIRKKFIKIDQTFDCIETVYGMGYRWNTANSNATNHITSSVTDQE from the coding sequence ATGTCAAAAAGAATTGCTATTGTTGAAGATGAAGCCGCTATCAGAGAAAACTATGCCGATGTACTAAGAGCACAAGGTTATCAAGTGCAAACCTTTGCCAATCGTGAAAGTGCTACCCAAGCTTTCACTCTACAATTACCTCACTTAGTTATTTTAGATATTGGTTTAGAGCAAGAATACGATGGTGGCTTTACTTTATGTCAATGGTTACGCACCTTATCAAGTACCTTACCTATAATTTTTTTAACTGCTAGAGATAATGACGTTGATACTGTTTCAGGCCTTCGCATAGGTGCTGATGATTATTTAACTAAAGATATTAGCTTGCCGCATTTAACTGCTCGTATTGCAGCATTATTTAGACGAGAAGATGCACTTAAACAACCATCGGCTAAAGAGCATATACTTAATTTAGAGCAGTTAGAGATTGATGTACAACGCATGACAGTATCATGGTTGTCTGTGCCACTTGATATTACCATTACTGAGTTTTGGATGGTTCACGCATTAGCGAAAAACCCGGGATTTGTTAAAAGTCGACAACAATTAATGAACGAGTCAAAAATATTTGTTGATGACAGCACCATTACCTCTCATATAAAACGAATTAGAAAAAAGTTTATTAAAATCGACCAAACATTTGACTGTATAGAAACCGTTTACGGTATGGGTTATCGTTGGAATACCGCCAACAGCAACGCTACCAATCACATAACCTCATCCGTAACTGACCAAGAGTAA
- the pdsO gene encoding sortase-associated OmpA-like protein PdsO encodes MKTFTKNAIVNTMVIASLAASPLMAQENAINEIEAQTIMSAGDKEGVGFGVGVVLGAIFGGPAGALITGIAGSLVAKEINAKEEITYLSSAIVQEQQAKAALDEKYAQQLEAQERAFSNQIAAVKASLSQASKLQAENLLMSLQFSTGSSEIQAHYEAQIDALARLLVQAKHLTVDLSGYTDLQGNSKNNHALSIARVNSVKKALIDNGVAPDRIKLYAFGDNSPVVATNEQKVSFYDRRVVIKLSSNENNIENDQHVANNY; translated from the coding sequence ATGAAAACTTTTACTAAAAACGCAATTGTAAACACTATGGTTATTGCATCTTTAGCAGCAAGCCCTTTAATGGCACAAGAGAATGCCATCAATGAAATAGAAGCACAAACCATTATGTCTGCGGGTGACAAAGAAGGAGTTGGTTTCGGGGTGGGTGTGGTACTTGGTGCAATATTTGGCGGACCAGCAGGCGCACTTATTACAGGGATCGCAGGCAGCCTTGTAGCAAAAGAAATTAACGCAAAAGAAGAAATAACTTACTTATCGAGCGCCATCGTACAGGAACAGCAAGCAAAAGCGGCGTTAGATGAAAAATATGCACAACAGCTTGAGGCACAAGAACGAGCTTTTAGTAACCAAATTGCTGCGGTTAAAGCATCATTATCTCAGGCCAGTAAATTACAAGCAGAAAACTTATTAATGAGTTTACAATTCTCTACAGGATCTAGTGAAATACAAGCACATTATGAAGCGCAAATAGACGCTTTAGCTAGACTTTTGGTTCAAGCAAAGCATTTAACAGTCGATTTATCGGGGTATACAGATTTACAAGGAAACAGTAAAAACAACCATGCTTTGTCTATTGCGCGTGTTAATTCAGTTAAAAAAGCCTTAATTGATAATGGTGTGGCACCAGATCGTATTAAACTTTATGCATTTGGCGATAACTCGCCGGTGGTAGCAACGAATGAGCAAAAGGTGAGCTTTTATGACCGTAGAGTGGTTATTAAACTTAGTTCTAACGAAAACAATATCGAAAATGATCAGCACGTAGCAAATAATTATTAA
- a CDS encoding substrate-binding periplasmic protein: MKKELHSKLTYLLLGVLFLTPQAYSLNLAREALPYVAQTKQNKLIFGTTNGSHTLLFKQADLILTHAFAQLGYQFSLVNLPNKRNLLWANEDKIDGIAFRVDNFENIYANLVRVNETIFSVEQWVYSKKTIDVDGWENLYPYTVAYEQGTLFIEENKDYFQYLMQVSSTEQAFELVYKDRADFTITSKSTGDLILKHHENYKGKIMRQSPALVEIHMFSYLHQKHQAIAIKLAEVLKVMKENGEYNQLIQSIN, from the coding sequence ATGAAAAAGGAATTACACAGCAAGTTAACTTATCTATTACTTGGGGTATTATTTTTAACACCTCAGGCTTATAGTCTTAATTTAGCAAGGGAGGCATTGCCGTATGTAGCACAAACAAAGCAAAATAAATTGATTTTTGGCACTACCAATGGATCTCATACATTACTTTTCAAGCAAGCCGATCTAATTTTAACACACGCTTTTGCACAGTTAGGCTATCAATTTTCATTAGTTAATTTACCCAATAAACGAAATTTATTATGGGCGAACGAGGATAAAATTGACGGAATTGCTTTCAGAGTCGATAACTTTGAAAATATATACGCTAATTTGGTTCGTGTTAATGAAACAATATTTTCTGTTGAACAATGGGTTTATAGCAAAAAAACAATTGATGTAGATGGTTGGGAAAACCTTTACCCTTATACTGTTGCTTATGAACAAGGTACACTATTTATTGAGGAAAATAAGGATTACTTTCAATATTTAATGCAAGTATCTTCAACAGAACAGGCGTTTGAATTAGTTTATAAGGATAGAGCTGATTTTACTATAACCAGTAAGTCAACGGGCGATCTTATCCTTAAACATCATGAGAACTACAAGGGAAAAATTATGCGTCAAAGCCCTGCATTAGTTGAAATACATATGTTCAGCTATTTACATCAAAAACATCAAGCTATCGCAATTAAGCTGGCGGAGGTGCTAAAGGTAATGAAAGAGAATGGAGAGTATAATCAATTAATACAGAGTATAAACTAA
- the dinG gene encoding ATP-dependent DNA helicase DinG: MLSDKIKTAIRSSYKAIGENLPNFNPRKQQTFLIAEIAKTLAGEYDSVRKIITIEAGTGTGKSLAYSLGAIPLAISRNKKVCISTATVALQEQLVDKDLPFLKKNSGLNFKFTLVKGRQRYVCRQKLSCAVSNDETPQAGFTFAQKPSALDVRTLNTMHKKLTDGSWLGDLDSWPDPVPHHIWLQIQCDKHSCLKHLSEHSHCPFHKARETMDEADVLVINHSLLLADLALGGGKILPPPEDTFYIIDEAHHLPKITRDHSSANVAAKGSVEWLTKLKETGDKISALVKSQSAISPALKLGDDCQDTIIEMQKVVTFFDNNAPAYFASIKESDDAIYRFNNGIIPKTLKHWAEDLADLSKKCITHTNKLYNLLMESTKDGDTQMYLAEPLLAEAGFMLQRLENFQSLWQMYAKTDHEKGAPLARWIEKVEGKRQDYIVSASPIDVGFALEDMLWSKCEGAVLCSATIMALNSFDHFRRQVGLSQNDGSQYQQVDSPFDYKNNASLIIANMDNEPSAPNFTDELIVKLPELIAQDKSTLVLFSSYWQMEQVAKSLRKKHKMEIQVQGEQSRQHIIEAHKKRCDQDKPSIIFGTQSFSEGLDLPGKYLTNLIITKLPFSVPTSPVEEAQAEFITAKGGNPFMSLSVPDTSKKLVQATGRLLRNEKDTGVITIMDKRLLTKRYGKDLLNSLPPYKVIKH, from the coding sequence ATGTTAAGTGATAAAATAAAAACAGCCATTCGTTCGTCTTATAAAGCTATTGGTGAAAATTTACCTAATTTTAATCCAAGAAAACAACAAACATTTTTAATTGCCGAAATAGCCAAAACTTTAGCTGGTGAATACGATAGTGTGCGTAAAATAATCACTATCGAAGCAGGAACAGGCACGGGTAAATCACTGGCCTATAGTTTGGGCGCTATTCCATTAGCCATATCACGTAATAAAAAGGTATGTATTTCAACCGCAACAGTAGCTTTACAAGAGCAATTGGTTGATAAAGATCTTCCTTTTTTAAAGAAAAATTCAGGACTTAACTTCAAATTTACACTAGTAAAAGGTCGTCAACGTTATGTTTGTCGGCAAAAACTGTCTTGTGCGGTTTCAAATGACGAAACCCCACAAGCAGGTTTTACTTTTGCTCAAAAGCCAAGTGCACTTGATGTTAGAACACTCAACACCATGCATAAAAAATTAACCGATGGTAGTTGGCTTGGCGATCTTGACTCTTGGCCTGATCCTGTGCCACATCACATTTGGCTGCAAATCCAATGCGACAAACATAGTTGTTTAAAACATTTATCTGAACATAGTCATTGCCCGTTTCATAAAGCACGAGAAACTATGGACGAAGCAGATGTATTAGTCATAAACCACAGTTTGTTATTGGCTGACTTAGCCCTAGGTGGTGGTAAAATACTCCCACCACCAGAGGATACTTTTTACATTATTGATGAAGCCCACCACTTACCTAAAATAACTAGAGACCACTCAAGTGCTAATGTGGCTGCTAAAGGTTCAGTAGAATGGCTAACCAAATTAAAAGAAACGGGTGATAAAATATCTGCTCTTGTAAAGTCTCAATCGGCAATTTCTCCAGCGTTAAAACTAGGTGATGACTGTCAAGACACTATTATTGAGATGCAAAAAGTAGTTACGTTCTTTGACAATAATGCACCAGCTTACTTTGCTTCAATTAAGGAAAGTGACGATGCTATATATCGTTTCAACAATGGTATTATTCCAAAAACATTAAAACATTGGGCAGAAGATTTAGCCGACTTAAGCAAAAAGTGTATTACACATACTAACAAGCTTTATAATTTGTTGATGGAATCTACCAAAGACGGTGATACCCAAATGTATTTAGCTGAGCCTTTGTTAGCTGAAGCTGGGTTTATGTTACAACGTTTAGAAAATTTTCAGTCACTTTGGCAGATGTACGCTAAAACAGATCATGAAAAAGGTGCACCATTAGCAAGGTGGATTGAAAAAGTAGAAGGGAAAAGACAAGACTATATAGTTTCAGCCTCTCCCATAGATGTTGGTTTTGCTTTAGAAGATATGCTTTGGTCTAAATGCGAGGGTGCCGTGCTCTGTTCAGCAACCATTATGGCACTTAATTCTTTTGATCACTTTAGACGACAAGTAGGATTATCTCAAAACGATGGCAGTCAATACCAACAGGTAGACTCTCCTTTTGACTACAAAAATAATGCTTCGTTAATTATCGCTAATATGGATAATGAACCTAGTGCACCGAATTTTACTGATGAACTTATTGTAAAGCTACCTGAATTAATTGCACAAGATAAATCAACTTTAGTACTTTTTTCTTCGTATTGGCAAATGGAGCAAGTGGCAAAGTCGTTACGCAAAAAGCACAAAATGGAGATTCAAGTACAAGGAGAGCAATCTCGACAGCATATTATTGAAGCACACAAAAAACGGTGTGACCAAGACAAACCCAGTATTATTTTTGGTACACAAAGTTTTTCCGAAGGACTTGATTTACCCGGTAAATATTTAACAAATTTAATTATTACTAAACTGCCATTTTCTGTTCCTACCTCTCCAGTTGAAGAAGCACAGGCAGAGTTCATTACAGCAAAAGGTGGTAACCCATTTATGTCGCTATCAGTACCTGACACTTCAAAAAAACTAGTGCAAGCAACAGGTCGATTACTTCGTAATGAAAAAGATACCGGCGTGATAACCATTATGGACAAACGCCTACTAACAAAACGCTACGGTAAAGATTTATTAAACAGCTTACCGCCTTATAAAGTGATAAAGCACTAA
- a CDS encoding DNA polymerase II has product MQISADKTSLYTGVGILLTRQVIDTPGGTLVYLWIKTTTGPVKLEISGEKPVFFIEQNNSEQAQHLITRSKLLQTQIKPLALKTFTQQNVVGVYFNKLRDFYLIRDLFKQHNIKCYEDDLRPDDRFLMERFITGQVSFIGKAIAKKTETDQRLTLNTSNYQYYQDVKCKRCDEPTLLSTDLLNSVSLDIECSMEGELYSIGLYSKLMQTVLMIGEPKALTEDINFDLVWVPNEKALLHALNQWMNRYDPDIIIGWNVINFDFLLLKKRFDHHNITFTIGRDGSKPRWRKHANSEQNFIDIAGRVVIDGIDMLRSATYSFPSFSLDYVANTLLGIGKKVDDVDNRVAEITDNFKHNKLALAKYNLEDCRLVSLIFDKTLLLDFAILRAHLTGLALDRIGGSVAAFTNLYLPKLHRSGYVAPNMGDGLQGLVSPGGYVMDSVPGLYRNVLVLDFKSLYPSIIRTFKIDPMGMIEGLKTPESSIEGFDGAYFSRDKHFLPDIIKSLWSERDKAKKDKNSALSQAIKIIMNSFYGVLGSTGCRFFDPRLSGSITKRSHEILKTTKKWIEQEGYQVIYGDTDSIFIHVGEDKSSKESQRLGKILAKLINNNLINELNERFNVTSELEIEFETYFSQFFMPTIRGLEIGSKKRYAGLVEKAGKQQLIFKGLESVRTDWTELAKEFQRTLYLKVFNQECVVSFIKQTVEKTYAGEFDDKLLYRKRIRRKLNHYVKNIPPHIKAARLADKFNKENNKPLKFQNKGWIEYYLTTSGPQAKGYVNAPLDYQLYVERQLSSVADAILPFIGTSFNEITDAQMNLFN; this is encoded by the coding sequence ATGCAAATTTCTGCAGATAAAACTTCTTTATACACCGGTGTAGGCATTTTATTAACTCGACAGGTTATTGATACACCTGGCGGTACTTTAGTGTATTTGTGGATTAAAACTACAACCGGACCTGTTAAGTTAGAAATTAGTGGTGAAAAGCCTGTTTTTTTTATTGAACAAAACAACAGTGAGCAAGCACAGCACTTAATTACCCGTTCAAAGTTACTTCAAACCCAGATTAAACCATTAGCGTTAAAAACATTTACTCAACAAAATGTTGTAGGCGTGTACTTTAATAAACTACGTGACTTTTATTTAATCAGAGATTTGTTTAAGCAACATAATATAAAATGTTATGAAGATGATTTAAGGCCTGACGATCGCTTTTTAATGGAGCGCTTTATTACTGGCCAAGTTTCATTTATTGGGAAGGCTATTGCTAAAAAAACTGAAACTGATCAACGGCTCACATTAAATACAAGTAACTACCAATATTATCAGGATGTTAAGTGTAAACGTTGTGATGAGCCAACGCTTCTTTCAACAGATTTACTCAATAGTGTCTCTCTTGATATTGAATGTTCAATGGAAGGGGAGCTTTACTCTATCGGGTTATACAGTAAATTAATGCAAACGGTATTAATGATTGGTGAACCTAAAGCCTTAACTGAAGACATCAACTTTGATCTTGTTTGGGTGCCTAATGAAAAAGCATTATTACACGCGCTAAACCAATGGATGAATAGATACGATCCAGACATTATCATTGGTTGGAATGTCATTAACTTTGACTTTTTGTTATTAAAAAAACGATTCGACCACCATAACATTACTTTTACTATAGGGCGAGATGGGTCTAAACCCCGGTGGCGTAAGCATGCTAACAGTGAACAAAACTTTATCGACATAGCAGGCCGTGTAGTAATAGATGGCATAGATATGCTCAGAAGCGCTACTTATAGCTTCCCTAGTTTTTCACTTGATTACGTGGCAAATACATTGTTAGGAATTGGCAAAAAAGTTGATGATGTTGACAACCGTGTTGCAGAAATTACTGATAATTTCAAACACAATAAGCTCGCTTTAGCAAAATATAATCTTGAAGATTGCCGTTTAGTTAGCTTGATTTTTGATAAAACCTTACTCTTAGATTTTGCCATATTAAGAGCCCATTTAACTGGGCTAGCGCTTGACCGTATAGGTGGGTCAGTTGCTGCATTCACCAACTTATATTTGCCCAAACTCCATCGAAGTGGCTATGTTGCACCGAATATGGGAGATGGTTTACAAGGGTTAGTTTCCCCAGGTGGTTATGTAATGGACTCTGTACCTGGCTTATATCGAAATGTACTTGTACTGGACTTTAAAAGCTTGTACCCGAGTATTATTCGTACTTTTAAAATCGATCCTATGGGGATGATTGAAGGGCTAAAAACGCCAGAAAGTAGCATCGAAGGCTTTGACGGTGCATACTTTTCACGTGATAAGCACTTTCTTCCTGACATTATTAAAAGTTTGTGGTCAGAGCGTGACAAAGCAAAAAAAGATAAAAACAGTGCCTTATCCCAAGCGATAAAAATTATTATGAATTCCTTTTATGGTGTTTTAGGGTCTACGGGTTGCCGATTTTTTGATCCGCGTTTGTCAGGCTCAATTACTAAACGTAGCCATGAAATATTAAAAACAACCAAAAAATGGATAGAGCAAGAAGGCTATCAAGTCATTTATGGTGATACAGATTCCATTTTTATTCACGTAGGTGAAGATAAAAGTAGTAAAGAAAGTCAACGGCTAGGTAAAATATTAGCGAAACTGATAAACAACAATCTAATAAATGAATTAAATGAGCGCTTTAATGTAACAAGTGAGTTAGAAATAGAGTTTGAAACATACTTTAGCCAATTCTTCATGCCAACAATTAGAGGGTTGGAAATAGGAAGTAAAAAACGCTATGCAGGCCTAGTTGAAAAAGCAGGAAAACAACAATTAATTTTTAAAGGTTTAGAAAGTGTACGTACCGACTGGACCGAGCTAGCAAAAGAATTTCAACGCACGTTATACCTAAAAGTATTTAACCAAGAATGTGTGGTTTCCTTTATTAAACAAACGGTTGAAAAAACTTATGCAGGAGAATTTGACGATAAACTGCTGTACCGCAAACGTATTCGTCGCAAACTTAACCATTATGTTAAAAACATACCACCTCATATAAAAGCCGCACGTTTGGCAGATAAGTTTAACAAAGAGAATAACAAACCATTGAAATTTCAAAATAAAGGTTGGATAGAATATTACTTAACCACTTCAGGCCCTCAAGCTAAAGGCTACGTTAATGCTCCATTAGACTATCAACTTTATGTAGAGCGGCAACTTTCCTCAGTTGCCGACGCTATACTGCCATTTATTGGTACTAGCTTTAATGAAATAACAGATGCACAAATGAATTTATTTAATTAA